CTCTCCCGCGAAGCCGGCCGGAACCGTCACGAGCGGGTACCCGGCGCGCGCGGCCGGCGACGAGCTGCCGCCGCCGTAGCGGTCCCCGTTGACGATGTCCGTGACCCACGCCGGGCCGCCGGTCGGCGCCACGAGCGCATCCAATCGATACGTCTCCATCACGGCGTCAATCCCGTCCCGCCCGGCCAGCCGGCGGCTCTTCTCCAGCGCCTGCCGGTATCGCTCGTCGGTCAGCGGCCCCATCGCCTGGGCCTTTTCAAAGATGTCCTGGCCGAAGTCGCGCAGCTCGACGTCCGCGTGCGCCTCGTTGAAGGCGATGACGTCCTCCAGCGTGCGGACGGGCACGCCGGTGCGGGTGGCCAGGTACGCGTTGAGATCGTGCTTGAACTCGTAGAGCAGGACGGTGAACTCGGAGTCGTCCTCGCGAAGCTCGTCGATCGTCGGCAGATCGGCCGGGTCGACGATCTCCGCGCCCGCGCGCCGCATGGCGTCGATCGCGGCCTCGATCACGCGGTCGGCCTTTTCGCTGTAGCCCCAGAAGCCCTTGCGGGCGACGCCGATGCGCGCGCCGCGCAGCCCGTCAGGGTCGAGGAAGGCCGTGTAGTCCCTGTGGTGATGTTCCGCGCCGCGAGCCGTCGCCGGATCCCGCGGGTCCACGCCCGTGAGGGCGCCCAGCACGAGCGCCGCGTCGGCCACGGTGCGCGCGTGCGGGCCGACCGTGTCCTGGCTGTGCGCGATGGGAATCACGCCGGCGCGGCTGGTGAGGCCGACGGTCGGCTTGACGCCGACGACGCCGTTGTTGTTGGACGGGCTCACGATGGAGCCGTCCGTCTCGGTGCCGAGCGCGGCCGGCGCCAGGCCTGCGGCCACGGCGACGGCCGAGCCGGAACTCGAGCCGCTCGGATTCCGGTCGAGGACGTACGGGTTGCGCGTGCGGCCGCCGCGCGCGCTCCAGCCGCTGTAGGAGTACGACGACCGGAAATTGGCCCACTCGCTGAGGTTCGTCTTGCCGAGGATCACGGCACCCGCGGAGCGCAGCCGCTCGACCACCGTGGCGTCCCGTGGGGCGGGAGCTCCGGCGAGGGCGAGCGAGCCGGCGGTCGTCCACATGCGGTCGCCGGTGTCGATGTTGTCCTTCAAAAGAATCGGGATGCCGTGCAGCAGTCCCCGGGGGCCGCGGGCGCGCCGTTCCTCGTCGAGACGGGCCGCGATCTCGATGGCGTCGGGGTTCGTCTCGATGACGGACCGGAGCTGAGGGCCATTCCGGTCGATGTCTTCGATGCGCGACAGGAAGAACTCGACAAGCTTGCGCGACGTGATCTCGCCGGCGTCCATGGCGGCCTGCAGTTCGGCGATGCTCGCTGCCTCGATGCGATCCAAGCTCGGTCCCTCCGGCGGACGGAAGTTCGCTGCGGCCGCGCGCAGCACCTGTAAGCGGCGCGCGCGAGGCGCGCCACAAGCCGGGGGCCTGGTCGACTTTGGCGTTCGTCGGGCGCGGCTGTTGCGCGCGCGTGGGACCTGCGCTAGAATTACACGTGCACGCCGTTCCTCGACCGGACGGCACAAGTTTACAAAAGATTTGCGCGGGAATAGCTCAGTGGTAGAGCGCTACCTTGCCAAGGTAGAAGTCGCGGGTTCGAATCCCGTTTCCCGCTCCATTTTTTATGCCGTTTGCGTTTGCCGGCGACGTAGCCAAGTGGCAAGGCAGGGGTCTGCAAAACCCTTATTCGGCGGTTCGAATCCGCCCGTCGCCTCCAGTTTGGCAAGTGAAAAGTTCGGGCGGTTAGCTCAGCTGGCCAGAGCGCGTGATTGACGTTCACGAGGTCAGAGGTTCAAGTCCTCTACCGCCCACCACTTTGACAGACAAGCCCCGCAATCTCTTGCGGGGCGTCTTTGTACGAGGAGGTCCGCCCGTGCCGGGGCGCTATTTCGAGGATTTCCAGGTCGGCGAGTCGTTCGTCTCTCCCCGGCGAACCATCACGGAAGCGGACGTCGTCCTCTTCGCCGGCTTGAGCGGCGACTTCAACCCGCTTCACACCGACCGCGTCTTCGCGGAGACGACGCCCTTCAAGCAGCCGATCGCGCACGGGCTTCTGGTGCTTGCCGTGGCCACCGGGCTCAACGCCCGCATGGGCCTGAACGACGGGACGGCGCTGGCGCTGCTCGGCATCGACGAGTGGCGCTTCGTCCGGCCGGTCTTCTTCGGCGACACGGTCCACGTCCGGGTGACGATCGTCGACAAACGCGAGACGTCGAAGCCGGACCGCGGCATCCTCATTCGCAAGTTCGAGGTCTTCAACCAGCGGGACGAACTGGTCCAGGAAGGCTACCTGAACCTCATGGTCCGGCGGCGGCCGGCGGAGGCCCAGGCGTAGGCCGCGCATCCCACGCGAGGGCCTCCCGCCGTGCCCGCGCGCGCGTGGCCCGCCGGCGGCGCGCGAGCGTCGCCGGCGCCGCGGGCCGTCACATGTTGCGGCCGCCCGTCACCTCCAAGACCGCGCCCGTCATGTAGCTCGCGTAATCCGAGGCCAGGAACACGGCCACGCGCGCGACTTCCTCCGGCTGCCCGACCCGCCCGAGCGGGATCGAGGCCACGGCCTGAGCGCGCACCTCGTCCGGCACCGCGGCCGTCATCGCCGTCTCGATCCAACCCGGCTGAATGGCGTTCACGCGCACGCCGAAGCGCGCGAATTCGCGGGCGGCCGTCTTCGTCATGGCGACGATGCCGGCCTTCGCGCCCGCGTAGTTGACCTGGCCGAAGTTGCCCACCTTGCCGCTGATCGACGAGATGTTCACGATGGCGCCGCCCTGGCCCTGGGCCTTCATGCGGGCGCCGGCCGCGCGCAGCCCGAGAAACGTGCCGCGCATGTGCACGCGCAGGACGAGGTCGAAGTCGTCCTCGCTCATCTTGAGAATGGTCGCGTCCCGCGTGATGCCGGCGTTGTTCACCCAGACGTGCAGCCCGCCGAGGTCCCGGACGGCCGTGTCCGCCGCGCGTTCGACATCGGCGGCGACCGTCACGTCAGCTCGCACCGCCGCCGCGCGGCGCCCCAGCGCCCGCGCCTCCTCCGCCGTCCGCCTCGCCGTGTCCTCGTTCAGGTCCACGATGACGACGTCCGCGCCGTGGCGCGCCAGCTCCAGTGCGATGGCCCGCCCGATGCCCTGTCCCGCTCCGGTCACCACCGCGACCTTGCCCGAAAGATCGATCATGTCGACACCTCCACATCCGCGTGACGGCACGATTCGCCAGCCGCGCCGTTTTTACTGCCGGCTGTTGCCGGACTCGCGGATGTAGGCGTCGACCTCGTAGCCGCGCACTTCCCAATACCCCAGGTGGCGCTCCGCCGTGAACTCGATCCGCGTCAGCCACTTCAGCGACTTGTAGCCGTACATGTCCGGGACGACGAGGCGCACGGGCGCGCCCTGCGCGCGGGGAAGCGGGCTGCCGTTCAGGGAGTGGGCCAGGAGGACGTTGGACGCCTTGGCCTGGTCGAGGGTGAGGCTTTCCGTGTAGACGCCGTCACCGGAGTAGAACTTCAGGAACTTCGCCTCGGGACGCGGCCGCGCTCGGGCGACGAGGTCCGCGAGGCGCACGCCCTGCCAGCTCACGTTGGGCACGACCCAACCGGTGACGCACTGGAACGTCTCGCGCTCCGCCGTCTGGGGCAGGCTGAGGAATTCTGCGAAGGTCAACGAGAACGGTCGCTCCACGAGGCCGTCCACCTGCAGTTGCCACGCGTCGGGGAGGATGTCGGGGTAGCCCGGCACGACGGTGTAGAGCTGGAACCCGGGCCAGCCGGTGAGCGAGTCGCCGCTGCCGGCGCGCGGCCCCGGGCGGCCGAGGCTCTGCCACAGGCGCACGAGGGGGTTGCTGAAGGCGGCGGCGGCCAGCGCGAGCGCGAGGCCGCCCCCGGCCCAGGCGAGGAACTCCCGGCGGCCGATGGGCCGGCGAGCGGGCGTGGCCGGCCGAGGCGCCGGAGTCCGAGGCGCCGGTGGCCTCGGCGCGCCCGGCGGTGCGGCCACGGCGGGTTCGGGCGCGGCGTCGTGCGCCACCGGCGCGCGTTCCATGGGTTCGGCGTTCGGGCGTCCGCGCCGTCGCCGCGGCGCGACGAGCGCGCGTCGCGACCGCGCCCAGCCGTGCCACGCGAACCACGCCGCCATCGCGACGGCGAGGGCCCCGTGCCACTCGAAGCTGTTCTGACGCCAGACCGAAGGAAAGACCGTGACGAGCCACAGCATCACGCCGGTCAAGGTCAGCCCGGCGCCGGCGACGAGCACGAAGAGCCAGTCGAACCCCGCAAGGCGGCGCGATCCCGCGGGAACGAGGATCGGCAGGAGAAGCAGTGCGGCGAAGCCCAGACCCAGCCCCACGTGGAGCCAGTAGAGAAGCGGCAGGAACGGGATGAGCGGCGCGTGCCACGCGGGGAGATAGAGGGCGAGGCCGCTCAGGAGCAGCAGCGGAACCGCCGCGATGGCCGAACTGTGCGCGCGCCGGTAGGCCGGCGGCCAGCGGTGGCCCAGCGCGGCGAGGCGCGCCCGGAGACCGGACCGGCGAGGCGCCTGGAGACGTTCGTCCACGGCCGTGTCCTCCTGACCGCTTCGTGTCCTTCATGGTATACGATTCCAGGTTACGCGCCACGGGTAGGAAAATCATGGCTGCATCGCCAATTTCGCCAAAAAGGAGGGCCGTTCGACATTGTTCCGCACGGAGCCGTACCGATGGGAGATCCGCTTCGCCGTCGTCAGCCTGCTGGTCGTGGCGCTGCTGGGCTGGGTCGTGCAGGCGCAATTGTCG
The window above is part of the Clostridia bacterium genome. Proteins encoded here:
- a CDS encoding molybdopterin-dependent oxidoreductase, with amino-acid sequence MDERLQAPRRSGLRARLAALGHRWPPAYRRAHSSAIAAVPLLLLSGLALYLPAWHAPLIPFLPLLYWLHVGLGLGFAALLLLPILVPAGSRRLAGFDWLFVLVAGAGLTLTGVMLWLVTVFPSVWRQNSFEWHGALAVAMAAWFAWHGWARSRRALVAPRRRRGRPNAEPMERAPVAHDAAPEPAVAAPPGAPRPPAPRTPAPRPATPARRPIGRREFLAWAGGGLALALAAAAFSNPLVRLWQSLGRPGPRAGSGDSLTGWPGFQLYTVVPGYPDILPDAWQLQVDGLVERPFSLTFAEFLSLPQTAERETFQCVTGWVVPNVSWQGVRLADLVARARPRPEAKFLKFYSGDGVYTESLTLDQAKASNVLLAHSLNGSPLPRAQGAPVRLVVPDMYGYKSLKWLTRIEFTAERHLGYWEVRGYEVDAYIRESGNSRQ
- a CDS encoding MaoC family dehydratase N-terminal domain-containing protein codes for the protein MPGRYFEDFQVGESFVSPRRTITEADVVLFAGLSGDFNPLHTDRVFAETTPFKQPIAHGLLVLAVATGLNARMGLNDGTALALLGIDEWRFVRPVFFGDTVHVRVTIVDKRETSKPDRGILIRKFEVFNQRDELVQEGYLNLMVRRRPAEAQA
- the fabG gene encoding 3-oxoacyl-ACP reductase FabG — encoded protein: MIDLSGKVAVVTGAGQGIGRAIALELARHGADVVIVDLNEDTARRTAEEARALGRRAAAVRADVTVAADVERAADTAVRDLGGLHVWVNNAGITRDATILKMSEDDFDLVLRVHMRGTFLGLRAAGARMKAQGQGGAIVNISSISGKVGNFGQVNYAGAKAGIVAMTKTAAREFARFGVRVNAIQPGWIETAMTAAVPDEVRAQAVASIPLGRVGQPEEVARVAVFLASDYASYMTGAVLEVTGGRNM
- a CDS encoding amidase: MDAGEITSRKLVEFFLSRIEDIDRNGPQLRSVIETNPDAIEIAARLDEERRARGPRGLLHGIPILLKDNIDTGDRMWTTAGSLALAGAPAPRDATVVERLRSAGAVILGKTNLSEWANFRSSYSYSGWSARGGRTRNPYVLDRNPSGSSSGSAVAVAAGLAPAALGTETDGSIVSPSNNNGVVGVKPTVGLTSRAGVIPIAHSQDTVGPHARTVADAALVLGALTGVDPRDPATARGAEHHHRDYTAFLDPDGLRGARIGVARKGFWGYSEKADRVIEAAIDAMRRAGAEIVDPADLPTIDELREDDSEFTVLLYEFKHDLNAYLATRTGVPVRTLEDVIAFNEAHADVELRDFGQDIFEKAQAMGPLTDERYRQALEKSRRLAGRDGIDAVMETYRLDALVAPTGGPAWVTDIVNGDRYGGGSSSPAARAGYPLVTVPAGFAGELPVNITFMGRAWSEPTLLRLAYAFEQCTRARRPPKFLPTL